In Burkholderia sp. HI2500, the following are encoded in one genomic region:
- a CDS encoding MFS transporter: MNCPANPCPATARPPVSAPAGTPPALSAGMTLFFAATVGVIVMDLFAAQPLTGPISADLHLPPGLAGLVAMLPQLGYAAGLVLLVPLVDLLENRRLIVTTLAACAAALALPAFTRSGTVFLLATLVAGAASSVIQMLVPMAASMAPEAQRGRAVGNVMSGLMLGILLSRPLASLIAGSAGWRGFYVLAALANAAIAVVLALRLPSRTPSISAGYRTLLASMGRLLADEPVLRRHALSAALAMASFSAFWTAVGLRLAQPPFGLDLHGIALFAFAGASGAIVTPLAGRAGDRGHGPAAQRIAHVTMLVALVLLGIAGAGWFGFDAHLHRGLALALLAGGAALLDAGVIVDQTIGRRAINLLNPAARGRLNGLFVGLFFIGGALGAALAGSAWASGGWSAVCGVGFAFAGAAAVFGLTAGRGAGAAAWTRPRA; this comes from the coding sequence ATGAACTGCCCTGCCAACCCTTGCCCCGCCACCGCGCGCCCGCCCGTCAGCGCGCCGGCCGGCACGCCGCCCGCGCTGAGCGCCGGCATGACGCTGTTCTTCGCCGCGACGGTCGGCGTGATCGTGATGGACCTGTTCGCCGCGCAGCCGCTGACGGGCCCGATCAGCGCCGACCTGCACCTGCCGCCCGGCCTGGCCGGCCTCGTCGCGATGCTGCCGCAGCTCGGCTACGCGGCCGGGCTCGTGCTGCTCGTCCCGCTCGTCGACCTGCTCGAGAACCGCCGCCTGATCGTCACGACGCTGGCCGCGTGCGCGGCCGCGCTCGCGCTGCCGGCGTTCACGCGGTCGGGCACCGTATTCCTGCTGGCGACGCTCGTGGCCGGCGCCGCGTCGAGCGTGATCCAGATGCTCGTGCCGATGGCCGCGTCGATGGCGCCCGAGGCGCAGCGCGGTCGCGCGGTCGGCAACGTGATGAGCGGGCTGATGCTCGGCATCCTGCTGTCGCGGCCGCTCGCGAGCCTGATCGCGGGCTCGGCCGGCTGGCGCGGGTTCTATGTGCTGGCCGCGCTCGCGAATGCCGCGATCGCCGTGGTGCTCGCGCTGCGCCTGCCGTCGCGCACACCGTCGATCTCGGCCGGCTACCGCACGCTGCTTGCGTCGATGGGCCGCCTGCTGGCCGACGAGCCGGTGCTGCGCCGGCATGCGCTGTCGGCCGCGCTCGCGATGGCCTCGTTCAGCGCATTCTGGACCGCCGTCGGGCTGCGGCTCGCGCAGCCGCCGTTCGGCCTCGACCTGCACGGCATTGCGCTGTTCGCGTTCGCCGGCGCGAGCGGCGCGATCGTCACGCCGCTCGCGGGCCGTGCCGGCGACCGTGGGCATGGCCCGGCCGCGCAGCGGATCGCGCACGTCACGATGCTCGTGGCGCTCGTCTTGCTCGGGATCGCGGGCGCCGGCTGGTTCGGCTTCGACGCACACCTGCATCGCGGCCTCGCGCTCGCGCTGCTGGCCGGCGGCGCCGCGCTGCTCGACGCGGGCGTCATCGTCGACCAGACGATCGGCCGCCGCGCGATCAACCTGCTGAACCCGGCCGCGCGCGGCCGCCTGAACGGCCTGTTCGTCGGGCTGTTCTTCATCGGCGGCGCGCTCGGCGCGGCGCTCGCAGGCAGCGCGTGGGCCTCGGGCGGGTGGAGCGCGGTGTGCGGCGTGGGGTTTGCGTTCGCCGGCGCGGCCGCCGTCTTCGGGCTCACGGCCGGACGCGGCGCCGGCGCGGCGGCATGGACGCGCCCGCGTGCTTAA
- a CDS encoding Mut7-C RNAse domain-containing protein: MATATFRFHDELNAFLPRAQRDRAFGHACARDATVKHAIEALGVPHTEIGRLCVNDAPAALDRPLDDGDRVEAFPERAQPAAVNGATAPPAQWRFVADAHLGGLAQLLRLAGFDTCYDNHYRDDELAALAAREGRIVLTRDRELLKRRAVARGCYLHALQPADQLRELFERLDLAPHMRPFRLCLRCNAPLHPLDAAAAAPRVPAGVRLRHRRFAACDVCRRVFWEGSHWRRMRTVVDAMRAPPPPPADEHEA; this comes from the coding sequence ATGGCGACCGCGACCTTCCGCTTCCACGACGAACTGAACGCCTTTCTCCCGCGCGCCCAGCGCGACCGCGCGTTCGGGCACGCATGTGCGCGCGACGCGACGGTGAAGCACGCGATCGAGGCGCTCGGCGTGCCGCATACCGAAATCGGCCGGCTGTGCGTGAACGATGCGCCGGCCGCGCTCGACCGGCCGCTCGACGACGGCGACCGGGTCGAGGCTTTTCCGGAACGCGCACAGCCGGCTGCCGTGAACGGGGCCACCGCGCCGCCCGCGCAATGGCGCTTCGTCGCCGACGCGCATCTCGGCGGCCTCGCGCAACTGCTGCGCCTCGCGGGCTTCGACACCTGCTATGACAACCACTACCGCGACGACGAGCTCGCGGCGCTCGCCGCGCGGGAGGGCCGGATCGTGCTGACCCGCGACCGCGAGCTGCTCAAGCGGCGCGCGGTCGCGCGCGGCTGCTACCTGCACGCGCTGCAGCCGGCCGACCAGCTGCGCGAACTGTTCGAACGGCTCGATCTCGCGCCGCACATGCGGCCATTCCGGCTGTGCCTGCGCTGCAATGCGCCGCTGCATCCGCTCGACGCGGCCGCTGCCGCGCCACGCGTGCCGGCCGGCGTCCGGCTGCGGCACCGGCGCTTCGCCGCGTGCGACGTGTGCCGGCGCGTGTTCTGGGAAGGCTCGCACTGGCGGCGCATGCGCACGGTGGTCGACGCGATGCGCGCGCCGCCGCCGCCGCCGGCCGATGAACACGAGGCCTGA
- a CDS encoding LysE family translocator: MNLHTWWLFVATVFVVSAIPGPNMLLVMTHGARHGLRRSTWTMAGCLTALVLMLSVSAAGLGAVLEAWPAMFNTLRFAGAAYLIYLGVKAWRARVDDEQPAADVDTVSRQAAPASRGTLFRNGFLVAGSNPKAILFAAALLPQFINAAEPTLPQFGILVVTFAVIEVSWYLVYASFGTRIGATLKSQSVAKIFNRLTGGLFVGFGAMMALVRH, translated from the coding sequence ATGAACTTGCATACGTGGTGGCTTTTCGTGGCGACGGTGTTCGTCGTGTCGGCGATTCCGGGCCCGAACATGCTGCTGGTGATGACGCACGGCGCGCGGCACGGGTTGCGGCGTTCGACGTGGACGATGGCCGGCTGCCTCACCGCGCTGGTGCTGATGCTGTCGGTGTCGGCGGCGGGCCTCGGTGCGGTGCTCGAAGCGTGGCCGGCGATGTTCAACACGTTGCGCTTCGCGGGCGCGGCCTACCTGATCTACCTCGGCGTGAAGGCCTGGCGCGCACGCGTCGACGACGAGCAGCCGGCCGCCGACGTCGACACCGTGTCGCGCCAGGCCGCGCCGGCATCGCGCGGGACGCTGTTCCGCAACGGCTTTCTGGTCGCGGGCAGCAACCCGAAGGCGATCCTGTTCGCGGCTGCGCTGCTGCCGCAGTTCATCAACGCGGCCGAGCCGACGCTGCCGCAGTTCGGCATTCTCGTCGTCACGTTCGCGGTGATCGAGGTGAGCTGGTATCTCGTCTACGCGTCGTTCGGCACGCGCATCGGCGCGACGCTGAAGAGCCAGAGCGTGGCGAAGATCTTCAACCGGCTGACGGGCGGGTTGTTCGTCGGCTTCGGCGCGATGATGGCGCTGGTCCGTCACTGA
- a CDS encoding NAD(P)-dependent oxidoreductase yields the protein MAPRLAGRVPCRRHASVFNSPLHGAKEREMDLGFIGLGEMGQAIATNLLKAGHTVRVWNRSRERAEPLAAVGAQIVDTPADAFRGDAVFSMLADDAAARAIFDDALLAQAPRGLIHVNMATVSVALAESLAHAHASRGIHYVAAPVMGRPDVAAAARLTIMAGGPAEAIDRVQPLFDAIGQKTWRFGSLPQHANVAKIAANFTLASAIETLGEASALLGAHGVAMRDFLDVITGSVFPGPVYEGYGSMIAERRYEPARFKARLGLKDVRLALEAGDAVSVPLPVASVVRDNLLDALAHGGGEQDFAVLGEVALRRAGR from the coding sequence ATGGCACCGCGCCTGGCCGGCCGCGTGCCCTGCAGGCGCCACGCATCTGTGTTTAACTCCCCGCTTCACGGAGCGAAGGAGCGGGAAATGGATCTCGGATTTATCGGGCTGGGTGAAATGGGGCAGGCAATCGCGACGAACCTGCTGAAGGCCGGGCACACGGTGCGCGTCTGGAACCGGTCGCGCGAGCGCGCCGAGCCGCTCGCGGCCGTCGGCGCGCAGATCGTCGACACGCCGGCCGACGCGTTTCGCGGCGACGCGGTGTTCTCGATGCTGGCCGACGACGCCGCGGCGCGCGCGATCTTCGACGACGCACTGCTCGCCCAGGCGCCGCGCGGCCTGATCCACGTCAACATGGCGACGGTGTCGGTCGCGCTGGCCGAATCGCTCGCGCATGCGCATGCGTCGCGTGGCATCCATTACGTCGCCGCGCCGGTGATGGGCCGGCCGGACGTCGCGGCCGCCGCGCGCCTGACGATCATGGCGGGCGGCCCGGCCGAGGCGATTGACCGCGTGCAGCCGCTGTTCGACGCGATCGGCCAGAAGACCTGGCGGTTCGGGTCGTTGCCGCAGCACGCGAACGTCGCGAAGATCGCCGCGAACTTCACGCTCGCGTCGGCGATCGAGACGCTCGGCGAAGCGTCTGCCTTGCTGGGCGCGCACGGCGTCGCGATGCGCGACTTCCTCGACGTGATCACCGGCAGCGTGTTTCCGGGCCCCGTCTACGAAGGCTACGGCTCGATGATCGCCGAGCGGCGCTACGAGCCCGCGCGCTTCAAGGCGCGCCTCGGGCTGAAGGACGTTCGCCTTGCGCTGGAAGCGGGCGACGCCGTGTCGGTGCCGCTGCCGGTGGCGAGCGTTGTACGCGACAACCTGCTCGACGCGCTGGCGCACGGCGGCGGCGAGCAGGATTTCGCGGTGCTCGGCGAAGTCGCGCTGCGCCGAGCGGGCCGCTGA